From Longimicrobium sp., a single genomic window includes:
- a CDS encoding DUF4861 domain-containing protein, with the protein MKHLQTCIRASALLLALAAPLSGQQRGALVVRTENRLAAERPDETISIAWSALRQALPGVLPDRVRVTDAGTGVEIVSQPLDGDADGTTDELLFQASYRPRETRDFVVEAVAPRDSVRPRVHARHDTHRDDVAWESDRIAFRIYGQGLWQAKEFEPLVSSGIDIWPKRVRDLIVDRWYAKGHDAYHRDTGEGADFYSVGTTLGAGGSAVWRNGTLHRARNFKTHRIIADGPIRAVFELGYEPWDAGGMQVSETKRISIDAGHNFFRQEITYRTQGGAEIPYAVGTVKREGIVGASSRSGAWAWVTTWGPVERKNGGHGSLGTAILMEKTRMEPRETDDHYLAISTARPGVPTVQYVGAGWTASGDFRAVEDWWRATDAFAARLANPIRVTLRRNGADLPVSAQ; encoded by the coding sequence ATGAAACATCTACAAACCTGCATCCGCGCCTCGGCGCTCCTCCTCGCGCTCGCGGCGCCGCTCAGCGGGCAGCAGCGGGGGGCGCTGGTCGTGCGCACAGAGAACCGCCTGGCGGCGGAGCGGCCGGACGAGACGATCTCCATCGCGTGGAGCGCGCTGCGGCAGGCGCTGCCGGGCGTGCTGCCGGACAGGGTGCGCGTGACGGACGCGGGGACCGGCGTGGAGATCGTGTCGCAGCCGCTCGACGGGGACGCGGACGGGACCACGGACGAGCTCCTCTTCCAGGCGAGCTACCGGCCGCGCGAGACGCGTGACTTCGTGGTGGAGGCGGTGGCGCCGCGCGACTCCGTGCGCCCGCGCGTGCACGCCCGCCACGACACCCATCGCGACGACGTGGCGTGGGAGAGCGACCGCATCGCCTTCCGCATCTACGGGCAGGGGCTGTGGCAGGCGAAGGAGTTCGAGCCGCTGGTGAGCAGCGGGATCGACATCTGGCCGAAGCGCGTGCGCGACCTGATCGTGGACCGCTGGTACGCCAAGGGCCACGACGCGTACCACCGCGACACCGGCGAGGGCGCCGACTTCTACTCCGTCGGCACCACGCTGGGGGCAGGCGGGAGCGCGGTGTGGCGCAACGGCACCCTGCACCGCGCCAGGAACTTCAAGACGCACCGCATCATCGCCGACGGTCCCATCCGCGCCGTCTTCGAGCTGGGCTACGAGCCGTGGGACGCGGGCGGCATGCAGGTGTCCGAGACGAAGCGCATCAGCATCGACGCGGGCCACAACTTCTTCCGCCAGGAGATCACCTACCGCACGCAGGGCGGCGCGGAGATCCCGTACGCGGTGGGCACGGTGAAGCGCGAGGGCATCGTGGGCGCCTCCAGCCGCTCCGGCGCGTGGGCGTGGGTCACGACCTGGGGCCCGGTCGAGAGGAAGAACGGCGGCCACGGCAGCCTGGGCACCGCCATCCTGATGGAGAAGACGCGGATGGAGCCGCGCGAGACGGACGACCACTACCTCGCGATCTCCACCGCCCGACCCGGCGTCCCCACGGTGCAGTACGTGGGCGCGGGATGGACTGCCAGCGGCGACTTCCGCGCGGTGGAGGACTGGTGGCGCGCGACGGACGCCTTCGCCGCCCGCCTGGCGAACCCCATCCGCGTGACGCTGCGCCGCAACGGGGCCGACCTCCCGGTCTCCGCCCAGTGA
- the kduI gene encoding 5-dehydro-4-deoxy-D-glucuronate isomerase: MHYLPGPEQTRRMTTEELRAGFLVPALFQPGAATLRFVELDRVVLGGIVPAGDGIGLVAPPEMAAEFFLERREVGILNVGGAGRVTADGTVYTMANRDGLYLGRGTREVVFHSDDPATPARFYLVSYPAHASFPAAHVPQSEADLTELGTPEQANQRRLRKYFHPGGVPTAQLVMGVTELQAGSVWNTMPAHTHARRTEVYLYFDVPADAVVFHMMGEPTETRHLVMRDGDVALSPGWSIHSGCGTRNYTFCWAMGGENQVFSDMQGVAMGDLR, encoded by the coding sequence ATGCACTACCTTCCCGGGCCCGAACAGACGCGCCGCATGACCACCGAGGAGCTGCGGGCCGGCTTCCTCGTTCCAGCACTCTTCCAGCCGGGCGCGGCCACGCTGCGCTTCGTGGAGCTGGACCGCGTGGTGCTCGGCGGCATCGTCCCGGCCGGGGACGGCATCGGGCTGGTGGCGCCGCCGGAGATGGCGGCGGAGTTCTTTCTGGAGCGGCGCGAGGTGGGGATCCTCAACGTCGGCGGCGCCGGGCGCGTGACGGCGGACGGGACGGTGTACACGATGGCGAACCGCGACGGGCTCTACCTTGGCCGCGGCACGCGCGAGGTCGTCTTCCACAGCGACGACCCCGCCACGCCGGCGCGCTTTTACCTGGTGAGCTACCCGGCGCACGCCTCCTTCCCCGCCGCCCACGTGCCGCAGAGCGAGGCGGACCTCACGGAACTGGGTACGCCCGAGCAGGCGAACCAGCGCAGGCTTCGCAAGTACTTCCACCCCGGCGGCGTTCCCACGGCGCAGCTGGTGATGGGCGTCACGGAGCTGCAGGCGGGGAGTGTTTGGAACACGATGCCGGCGCACACCCACGCGCGCCGCACCGAGGTCTACCTGTACTTCGACGTCCCCGCGGACGCCGTCGTCTTTCACATGATGGGCGAGCCCACCGAGACCCGCCACCTGGTGATGCGCGACGGCGACGTCGCGCTCTCTCCCGGGTGGTCGATCCACTCCGGCTGCGGCACGCGCAACTACACCTTTTGCTGGGCGATGGGCGGCGAGAACCAGGTGTTCTCCGACATGCAGGGCGTGGCGATGGGGGATCTGCGGTAG
- the kduD gene encoding 2-dehydro-3-deoxy-D-gluconate 5-dehydrogenase KduD, whose amino-acid sequence MTASMMARFSLAGKRALVTGASRGLGQAIAVGLAEAGADVVCASTRRSGTDETAAYVRAAGRTAWQVEADLSDRAAVLAMADDAESAAGSIDILVNNGGTISRHPAVDHPLEEWDRVLRTNLDSVFILSQRLGARMVERGAGKIVNVASLLSFSGGITVPGYTASKHAVAGVTRALANEWARHGVQVNAVAPGYFRTDNTQRLQDDPVRAGEISARIPAGRWGEAEDLAGAVVFLASPAADYVNGHVLVVDGGWMAR is encoded by the coding sequence GTGACGGCTTCGATGATGGCGCGCTTCTCCCTGGCGGGGAAGCGCGCGCTGGTCACCGGCGCGAGCCGCGGGCTGGGGCAGGCGATCGCGGTGGGGCTCGCCGAGGCGGGGGCGGACGTGGTCTGCGCCAGCACCCGTCGCTCCGGGACCGACGAGACGGCGGCGTACGTGCGCGCCGCCGGGCGCACGGCGTGGCAGGTGGAGGCCGACCTCTCCGACCGCGCGGCCGTCCTGGCGATGGCGGACGACGCGGAGAGCGCGGCGGGCTCGATCGACATCCTGGTGAACAACGGCGGCACCATCAGCCGCCACCCGGCCGTCGATCACCCGCTGGAGGAATGGGACCGCGTCCTGCGCACCAACCTGGACTCCGTCTTCATCCTGTCGCAGCGCCTCGGCGCGCGGATGGTGGAGCGCGGCGCGGGGAAGATCGTCAACGTCGCCTCGCTCCTCTCGTTCAGCGGTGGGATCACCGTGCCGGGCTACACGGCCAGCAAGCACGCGGTCGCCGGCGTCACGCGCGCCCTCGCAAACGAGTGGGCGCGCCACGGGGTGCAGGTGAACGCGGTGGCGCCGGGCTACTTCCGCACCGACAACACGCAGCGGCTGCAGGATGACCCCGTCCGCGCCGGCGAGATCAGCGCGCGCATCCCCGCCGGCCGCTGGGGCGAGGCGGAGGACCTGGCCGGCGCCGTCGTCTTCCTCGCCTCTCCCGCCGCGGACTACGTGAACGGGCACGTGCTGGTGGTGGACGGCGGATGGATGGCTCGTTGA
- a CDS encoding glycoside hydrolase family 88 protein, which produces MPRLQSPGILAALLLAALAGAPAQAQIAHLPAAQQLGEGTRQPNDAPVAIPNAVPRARRSPDGQPWSVRIARSVMRRNPQTHRRWDYTAGVVLGAIERVGLARRDAAMMEYVRTNMDRWVKPDGSIEGYDPAEYNIDEVAQGRLLFGLLERTRDARYRRAADRLREQLRTQPRTAEGGFWHKKIYPQQMWLDGLFMGAPFYAQYGRTFNEPAALDDVARQFFLVSRHTRDPRTGLMYHGWDAARAQSWADTATGLSPNFWGRAMGWYVMGLVDALDHFPATHPDRPALIRELGDAAEAIARVQDPVTGLWWNMLDQPNRTGNYLEGSASSMFVYALAKGARLGYLDADYRRFAERGFDGLLTNLVRDNADGTSSLVNVVQVSGLGGNPRRDGSVRDGTFAYYASEPVVTDDYKGVGPLILAALELGR; this is translated from the coding sequence TTGCCGCGACTTCAGTCGCCAGGCATCCTCGCGGCGCTGCTGCTCGCCGCTCTCGCCGGGGCGCCCGCGCAGGCGCAGATCGCGCACCTCCCCGCCGCGCAGCAGCTGGGCGAAGGGACGCGGCAGCCGAACGACGCGCCGGTGGCGATCCCCAACGCCGTGCCGCGCGCCCGCCGCTCGCCGGATGGGCAGCCGTGGTCCGTGCGCATCGCCCGCTCGGTGATGCGCCGCAACCCGCAGACGCACCGCCGCTGGGACTACACGGCGGGGGTGGTGCTGGGCGCCATCGAGCGCGTGGGCCTCGCCCGCCGCGATGCCGCGATGATGGAGTACGTCAGGACCAACATGGACCGCTGGGTGAAGCCGGACGGCTCCATAGAGGGCTACGACCCCGCGGAGTACAACATCGACGAGGTGGCGCAGGGCCGCCTCCTCTTCGGCCTGCTGGAGCGCACGCGGGACGCGCGCTACCGCAGGGCGGCGGACCGCCTGCGCGAGCAGCTCCGCACGCAGCCGCGCACGGCCGAGGGCGGCTTCTGGCACAAGAAGATCTACCCGCAGCAGATGTGGCTGGACGGGCTCTTCATGGGCGCGCCTTTTTACGCGCAGTACGGCCGCACCTTCAACGAGCCCGCGGCGCTGGACGACGTGGCGCGCCAGTTCTTCCTGGTCTCGCGCCACACCCGCGACCCGCGCACCGGCCTGATGTACCACGGCTGGGACGCCGCCCGCGCGCAGTCGTGGGCCGACACCGCCACCGGCCTCTCGCCCAACTTCTGGGGGCGCGCGATGGGGTGGTACGTGATGGGGCTGGTGGATGCGCTCGACCACTTCCCCGCCACCCACCCGGACCGCCCCGCCCTGATCCGCGAGCTGGGCGACGCCGCCGAGGCGATCGCCCGGGTGCAGGACCCGGTTACGGGGCTCTGGTGGAACATGCTGGACCAGCCGAACCGCACGGGCAACTACCTGGAGGGGAGCGCGTCCAGCATGTTCGTGTACGCGCTGGCCAAGGGCGCGCGGCTCGGCTATCTGGACGCGGACTACCGTCGCTTCGCCGAGCGCGGCTTCGACGGGCTGCTGACCAACCTGGTGCGCGACAACGCGGACGGCACCTCGTCGCTCGTCAACGTGGTGCAGGTCTCCGGCCTGGGCGGCAACCCGCGCCGCGACGGCTCCGTGCGCGACGGGACGTTCGCCTACTACGCGAGCGAGCCGGTGGTGACGGACGACTACAAGGGCGTGGGCCCGCTGATCCTGGCCGCGCTGGAGCTGGGGCGGTGA
- a CDS encoding glycoside hydrolase family 28 protein: MPNHEFSRRDFVRTLSLGAGAALIGPGFLAGCATLGGGVEAAGWARVPGILARIRPPTFAARDFPVTDFGGVGDGTRDNTEAFRRAIAACTAAGGGRVVVPAGRFLTGPIHLRSNVNLHVSEGATVAFSQNPRDYLPVVFTRWEGMEMMGYSPLIYAFEQENVAITGKGTLDGQATTTIWWPWKGAWKTHPEWDRVPNQKPARERLGQMMEAGVPVQERVFAEGSYLRPQFIQPYRCRNVLVEGVTIINSPMWQINPVLCQNVTVRGVSVVSHGPNNDGCNPESCRDVLIENCLFDTGDDCIAIKSGRNADGRRINVPSENIVIRECQMKDGHGGVTLGSEISGGVRHVYVENCRMDSPNLDRALRFKNNAMRGGILEHVYMRNVTVGQVKDAVLSVDLYYEEGQAGPFVPVVRNVEMRNVTSSKSNYALYMRAYPRSEISNIRIIDSRFDGVARGNMAEGVKELVFDDVLINGTRATPTSHRAPDKTTADLLPSDRRVPAPAVRP; this comes from the coding sequence ATGCCGAACCACGAATTTTCCAGGCGTGACTTCGTCCGCACCCTGTCGCTGGGGGCGGGGGCCGCGCTGATCGGGCCCGGCTTCCTGGCGGGGTGCGCGACTCTCGGCGGCGGAGTGGAGGCGGCCGGGTGGGCGCGCGTGCCGGGGATCCTGGCGCGCATCCGGCCCCCCACCTTCGCCGCGCGCGACTTCCCGGTCACCGACTTCGGCGGCGTGGGCGACGGCACGCGCGACAACACCGAGGCGTTCCGGCGCGCGATCGCGGCGTGCACGGCGGCGGGCGGCGGGCGGGTGGTGGTGCCGGCGGGGCGCTTCCTCACCGGGCCCATCCACCTGCGCAGCAACGTCAACCTGCACGTGTCCGAGGGCGCGACGGTCGCGTTCAGCCAGAACCCCAGGGACTACCTCCCCGTCGTATTCACGCGCTGGGAGGGGATGGAGATGATGGGGTACTCGCCCCTCATCTACGCCTTCGAGCAGGAGAACGTCGCCATCACCGGCAAGGGGACGCTGGATGGGCAGGCCACCACCACCATCTGGTGGCCGTGGAAGGGTGCGTGGAAGACGCACCCGGAGTGGGACCGGGTGCCCAACCAGAAGCCCGCCCGCGAGCGCCTGGGCCAGATGATGGAGGCCGGCGTCCCGGTGCAGGAGCGCGTCTTCGCCGAAGGATCGTACCTGCGCCCGCAGTTCATCCAGCCGTATCGCTGCCGCAACGTGCTGGTGGAGGGGGTGACGATCATCAACTCCCCCATGTGGCAGATCAATCCCGTGCTCTGCCAGAACGTCACCGTGCGCGGCGTGTCGGTGGTGAGCCACGGGCCCAACAACGACGGGTGCAACCCCGAGTCATGCCGCGACGTGCTGATCGAGAACTGCCTCTTCGACACGGGCGACGACTGCATCGCCATCAAGAGCGGCCGCAACGCCGACGGGCGGCGCATCAACGTGCCCAGCGAGAACATCGTCATCCGCGAGTGCCAGATGAAGGACGGGCACGGCGGGGTGACGCTGGGGAGCGAGATCAGCGGCGGGGTGCGGCACGTGTACGTGGAGAACTGCCGCATGGACTCGCCCAACCTGGACCGCGCGCTTCGCTTCAAGAACAACGCGATGCGCGGCGGCATCCTGGAGCACGTCTACATGCGCAACGTCACCGTGGGGCAGGTCAAGGACGCGGTGCTCTCGGTGGACCTGTACTACGAGGAGGGGCAGGCGGGCCCCTTCGTGCCGGTGGTGCGCAACGTGGAGATGCGCAACGTCACCAGCAGCAAGAGCAACTACGCCTTGTACATGCGCGCCTACCCGCGCTCCGAGATCTCCAACATCCGCATCATCGACAGCCGCTTCGATGGCGTGGCGCGCGGGAACATGGCGGAGGGGGTGAAGGAGCTGGTGTTCGACGACGTGCTCATCAACGGCACCCGCGCCACTCCCACCTCGCATCGGGCGCCGGACAAGACCACCGCCGACCTGCTGCCGAGCGACCGCCGCGTGCCCGCACCCGCGGTGCGGCCATGA
- a CDS encoding ROK family protein produces the protein MRKINTLDFKRATRSTSRDINRQILLNLVREHQPISRADLARMMEIGRGMVTTLTGELLAEGAIMEGDVGEAARGRKPTMLWVRTQDRLVVAVDVRFTRTYVMLSDFNGTEIALESFDTVTNPDELVAEIAARVETLVEGYAARWQVQGVGLVVPGMVDSGTGRILNSPQLGWRDVDVREALEAALDLPVQIENAPIACALAHMWLGERSDGAGDFVYVTVSDGVGAGMVVNGQVVRGHSHTAGEFGHIALNPEGPRCLCGARGCFEAYTSNLATLGRYLGAEDISPAESRELLKRHDITVTDLVRRARSGDERALSAIRETGRYLGLGLSMIVNALNPSRIVVGGEITAGWDLIADLVREEVEGRALTRAAAATPVIPEQTSTHPRLRGATALVAAPLFAAPQVA, from the coding sequence ATGAGAAAGATCAACACCCTCGACTTCAAGCGCGCGACGCGCTCCACCTCGCGCGACATCAACCGGCAGATCCTGCTGAACCTGGTGCGCGAGCACCAGCCCATCTCGCGCGCGGACCTGGCGCGCATGATGGAGATCGGGCGCGGGATGGTGACGACGCTCACCGGCGAGCTGCTGGCCGAGGGCGCCATCATGGAGGGCGACGTGGGCGAGGCGGCCCGCGGCCGCAAGCCCACCATGCTCTGGGTGCGCACGCAGGACCGGCTGGTGGTGGCCGTCGACGTCCGCTTCACCCGCACCTACGTGATGCTGAGCGACTTCAACGGGACGGAGATCGCGCTGGAGAGCTTCGACACCGTCACCAACCCCGACGAGCTGGTGGCGGAGATCGCCGCGCGCGTGGAGACGCTGGTGGAGGGCTACGCTGCGCGCTGGCAGGTGCAGGGGGTCGGGCTCGTGGTGCCCGGCATGGTGGACAGCGGCACGGGGCGCATCCTCAACTCGCCGCAGCTTGGCTGGCGCGACGTGGACGTGCGCGAAGCCCTGGAGGCCGCGCTCGACCTGCCGGTCCAGATCGAAAACGCGCCCATCGCCTGCGCCCTCGCGCACATGTGGCTGGGGGAGCGCAGCGACGGCGCGGGCGACTTCGTGTACGTCACCGTGTCCGACGGCGTGGGCGCGGGGATGGTGGTGAACGGGCAGGTGGTGCGCGGGCATTCGCACACCGCGGGCGAGTTCGGGCACATCGCGCTGAACCCGGAAGGGCCGCGCTGCCTGTGCGGCGCGCGCGGGTGCTTCGAGGCGTACACCTCCAACCTGGCGACGCTGGGGCGCTACCTGGGCGCGGAGGACATCTCCCCCGCCGAGTCGCGCGAGCTGCTGAAGCGCCACGACATCACCGTCACCGACCTCGTGCGCCGCGCCCGCTCCGGCGACGAGCGCGCCCTCTCCGCCATCCGCGAGACGGGGCGCTACCTGGGTCTGGGGCTGTCGATGATCGTGAACGCGCTGAACCCGTCGCGCATCGTTGTCGGCGGCGAGATCACGGCGGGGTGGGACCTGATCGCCGACCTGGTGCGCGAGGAGGTGGAAGGCCGCGCCCTGACCCGCGCCGCCGCCGCGACGCCCGTGATTCCGGAGCAGACCAGCACGCATCCCCGCCTGCGCGGTGCCACGGCGCTGGTGGCGGCGCCGTTGTTCGCGGCGCCGCAGGTGGCGTAG
- the uxaC gene encoding glucuronate isomerase gives MSTLEIPAVQAVAADTLFLHPDRFFDPDPSVRKVARTLYEGTRDLPIVAPHGHVDPRLLAENEPFPEPTALLIIPDHYIFRMLYSRGIPMESLGIPARDGAEVESDPRNIWQLFAENYYLFRGTPTGVWLDHELRHVFGVRRKLTGATAQAVYDEIAEKLASPEFRPRALFERFNIEVLTTTDAASDTLEHHRAIRESGWRGRVIPTFRPDAVFRIAAPAWRDEIAKLARAHGAQIADYAGFIRALEERRAFFRSMGAVATDHAVVEPRTERLPEDVAERLFARALEGAATAGDQARFEAHMLMEMARMSCEDGMVMQLHPGALRDHNGIIFDRFGLDKGADIPVATEYTRNLRNLLSAYGNDPRLRLILFTLDESTYARELAPLAGHYPALRLGPPWWFHDSIEGMKRFRERTTETAGIYNTAGFNDDTRAFCSIPARHDLARRVDANWLAGLVARHVIELDDAREMAHALAYGLVRETYRLDGGR, from the coding sequence ATGAGCACGCTCGAGATTCCCGCCGTCCAGGCGGTCGCCGCCGATACGCTGTTCCTGCACCCCGACCGCTTCTTCGATCCCGACCCGTCCGTCCGCAAAGTGGCGCGCACCCTGTACGAGGGCACGCGCGACCTTCCCATCGTCGCGCCGCACGGGCACGTGGATCCGCGGCTGCTGGCGGAGAACGAGCCGTTTCCGGAGCCCACCGCGCTCCTGATCATTCCGGACCACTACATCTTCCGCATGCTGTACTCGCGCGGCATCCCCATGGAGTCGCTGGGGATCCCCGCGCGCGACGGGGCGGAGGTGGAGAGCGATCCGCGCAATATCTGGCAGCTCTTCGCGGAAAACTATTACCTCTTCCGCGGCACGCCCACCGGGGTGTGGCTGGACCACGAGCTGCGCCACGTCTTCGGGGTGCGCCGTAAGCTGACGGGCGCCACCGCGCAGGCCGTGTACGACGAGATCGCGGAGAAGCTCGCCTCGCCGGAGTTCCGGCCGCGCGCCCTCTTCGAGCGCTTCAACATCGAAGTTCTGACGACCACCGACGCGGCGAGCGACACGCTGGAGCACCACCGCGCCATCCGCGAGTCGGGGTGGCGGGGCAGGGTAATTCCCACCTTCCGCCCTGACGCCGTCTTCCGCATCGCCGCGCCGGCGTGGCGCGACGAGATCGCGAAGCTGGCGCGGGCGCACGGCGCGCAGATCGCGGACTACGCGGGGTTCATCCGGGCGCTGGAGGAGCGGCGGGCCTTCTTCCGCTCGATGGGCGCCGTCGCCACGGACCACGCGGTGGTGGAGCCGCGCACCGAGCGCCTGCCGGAAGACGTGGCCGAGCGCCTCTTTGCCCGCGCCCTGGAAGGCGCGGCGACGGCGGGCGACCAGGCACGCTTCGAGGCGCACATGCTGATGGAGATGGCCCGCATGTCGTGCGAAGACGGGATGGTGATGCAGCTCCATCCCGGCGCCCTGCGCGATCACAACGGGATCATCTTCGACCGCTTCGGGCTGGACAAGGGGGCGGACATCCCCGTCGCGACCGAGTACACGCGCAACCTGCGCAACCTGCTCAGCGCGTACGGCAACGACCCGCGCCTCCGGCTGATCCTCTTTACGCTGGACGAGAGCACCTACGCGCGCGAGCTGGCGCCGCTGGCCGGGCACTACCCCGCGCTGCGGCTGGGGCCGCCCTGGTGGTTCCACGACAGCATCGAGGGGATGAAGCGCTTCCGCGAGCGGACCACCGAGACGGCCGGCATCTACAACACGGCCGGCTTCAACGACGACACGCGCGCCTTCTGCTCCATCCCCGCGCGCCACGACCTGGCGCGCCGCGTGGACGCCAACTGGCTGGCTGGCCTGGTGGCGCGGCACGTGATCGAGCTGGACGACGCGCGCGAGATGGCGCACGCCCTGGCGTACGGCCTGGTGCGCGAGACGTACCGGCTGGACGGAGGGCGATAG
- a CDS encoding altronate dehydratase family protein produces the protein MPAVMAAKPEAVLIHPADNVVVATMPLPAGHEVVVEGAAVVLRDEVPAGHKIALRALAEGEQVVKYGFPIGLTTAAVPAGGWIHSHNLRTGLSGTLEYRYDPAPRAERPAGPVPTFMGFRRASGRVGTRNEIWIVNTVGCVNTAAERIARAATERFAGRVDGVHAFSHPYGCSQLGDDLHNTQHVLAGLIRHPNAGGVLVLGLGCENNQMAELLALAGELEGNRIRFFNTQDVVDEVEEGVQAVESLVRAIEGDRRVECPASELILGHKCGGSDGFSGISANPLVGRIADRVTALGGGVILTEVPEMFGAEQVLMNRAASEEVFRDVAAMINDFKEYFLRHNQPVYENPSPGNKAGGLTTLEEKSLGAIQKGGQATVQRVLRYGEPAATGGLSLLEAPGNDGVSSTAMVASGATILLFTTGRGTPLGFPVPTIKISSNSAIFEKKPHWIDFNAGALLDGVATLDGIADELLATILEVASGRQTNNEKHGYREIAIWKEGVTL, from the coding sequence ATGCCCGCGGTGATGGCGGCGAAGCCGGAGGCGGTGCTCATCCACCCCGCGGACAACGTGGTGGTGGCGACGATGCCGCTCCCCGCCGGCCACGAGGTGGTGGTGGAGGGCGCGGCCGTCGTGCTGCGCGACGAGGTCCCCGCCGGCCACAAGATCGCCCTGCGCGCGCTGGCCGAGGGGGAGCAGGTGGTGAAGTACGGCTTCCCCATTGGCCTGACGACGGCGGCGGTGCCGGCGGGCGGGTGGATCCACTCGCACAACCTGCGCACCGGCCTTTCCGGCACGCTGGAGTACCGCTACGACCCCGCGCCCCGCGCCGAGCGCCCCGCCGGCCCCGTGCCCACCTTCATGGGCTTCCGCCGCGCCAGCGGGCGCGTGGGGACGCGCAACGAGATCTGGATCGTGAACACCGTCGGCTGCGTGAACACCGCGGCGGAGCGGATCGCGCGCGCCGCCACGGAGCGCTTCGCGGGGCGGGTGGACGGGGTGCACGCCTTCAGCCACCCGTACGGATGCAGCCAGCTGGGCGACGACCTGCACAACACGCAGCACGTCCTGGCCGGCCTCATCCGCCATCCCAACGCGGGCGGCGTGCTGGTGCTGGGCCTCGGCTGCGAGAACAACCAGATGGCCGAGCTCCTCGCGCTCGCGGGCGAGCTGGAGGGCAACCGCATCCGCTTCTTCAACACGCAGGACGTGGTGGACGAGGTGGAGGAGGGGGTGCAGGCCGTGGAGTCGCTGGTGCGGGCCATCGAGGGCGACCGGCGGGTGGAGTGCCCGGCCAGCGAGCTGATCCTGGGCCACAAGTGCGGCGGCTCGGACGGCTTCAGCGGGATCTCCGCCAACCCGCTCGTGGGCCGCATCGCGGACCGCGTGACGGCGCTGGGCGGCGGCGTCATCCTCACCGAGGTGCCGGAGATGTTCGGCGCCGAGCAGGTGCTGATGAACCGCGCCGCCAGCGAGGAAGTCTTCCGCGACGTCGCCGCCATGATCAACGACTTCAAGGAGTACTTCCTCCGCCACAACCAGCCCGTGTACGAGAATCCCTCGCCGGGCAACAAGGCGGGCGGCCTCACCACGCTGGAGGAGAAGTCGCTCGGCGCTATCCAAAAGGGCGGCCAGGCCACCGTGCAGCGCGTGCTTCGATACGGCGAGCCCGCGGCCACGGGCGGCCTCTCGCTGCTCGAAGCCCCCGGCAACGACGGCGTCTCCTCCACCGCGATGGTGGCGAGCGGCGCGACGATCCTGCTCTTCACCACGGGCCGCGGCACCCCGCTCGGCTTCCCGGTGCCGACGATCAAGATCTCGTCCAACAGCGCCATCTTTGAAAAGAAGCCGCACTGGATCGACTTCAACGCCGGCGCTCTCCTGGACGGCGTGGCGACGCTGGACGGCATCGCGGACGAGCTCCTCGCCACGATCCTTGAAGTCGCCTCCGGCCGCCAGACGAACAACGAGAAGCACGGCTACCGCGAGATCGCCATCTGGAAAGAGGGAGTCACGCTATGA